From the genome of Miscanthus floridulus cultivar M001 chromosome 10, ASM1932011v1, whole genome shotgun sequence, one region includes:
- the LOC136489927 gene encoding putative receptor-like protein kinase At3g47110 — protein MMPLPTIGQFMVLMAFCTQVVICSFSGNYTDKVSLLEFKNTISDPRQALISWNESTHLCSWEGVQCSVKHPLRVTSLRLNNQGLVGPISPSLGNLTFLKALILLANSFVGEIPASLGHLHRLRILNLNNNTLQGTIPSLFNCSNLKKLFLENNQLAGQIPEDFPFGLQTLALAVNNLTGNIPSSLANITTLNVFTCMGNNIQGNIPNEFTKLSALRILYVGTNKLSGQFPQPVLNLSNLLKFSAASNDFSGEVPPNLGNSLPNLQMLELGANFFHGHIPSSLTNASMLTEIDISQNSFSGVVPGSIGKLSQLSWLNLETNKLHAKNKQDLEFMKNLANCTGLQMFSAADNRLEGNLQMSLGNLSSELQYLHLSVNQLSGDVPSSIANLGNLLIVELAWNRFTGVVPAWLGAMKNLQKVSLGNNFFTGIVPSSLSNLSQLVELYLQSNQLKGHIPQSLSNLQMLQVLSISDNSLHGSVPQSLSNLQMLEVLSISNNSLHGSIPKELFNIPTLMQISFSFNNLDGPLDPDIGNAKQLTFLHLSRNNLSGEIPRTLGNCESLIDMKLGHNSFNGSIPTSLGNISSLQVLNLSHNNLTGSIPVSLGSLQLLQLLDLSFNHLEGEVPTNGIFSNVTAVQIDGNSGLCGGEPKMHLLACPIKPLDSRKHKHSIVQKLVIILASMMSLAIVLSVVLLWRGKQKRKSLSLPSINNQFPKVSYNDLARATDGFSTSKLIGKGRYSSVYQGELFPDRIVVAVKVFSLDTRGAQKSFIAECNALRNVRHRNLVPILTACSSIDSRGNDFKALVYKFMQRGDLHALLYLTGGDANTSTPSCITLAQRLNIVTDVADALEYLHHNNQGTIVHCDLKPSNILLDENMTAHIGDFGLARFKVGSGTPYSGDSISTSSVAIKGTIGYVAPECAEGGEVSSAGDVYSFGIVLLEIFMRKRPTDDMFKDGVNIARFVEMNFPDRIAQIVDPELLEEHDDVSQSQQTSSAMTQKKLECLISVLNNGLRCANPSPNERMDMQEVAARLHGIKDAYLNGN, from the exons ATGATGCCGCTTCCTACAATTGGACAGTTCATGGTGCTCATGGCGTTCTGTACACAAGTTGTCATCTGCTCCTTCAGTGGAAACTACACGGATAAGGTATCACTattggagttcaagaacaccatcAGTGATCCACGACAGGCCTTGATATCTTGGAATGAGAGCACACACTTGTGCAGTTGGGAAGGCGTCCAGTGTAGTGTGAAGCACCCACTTCGGGTCACTTCACTTCGTCTTAACAATCAAGGTTTGGTTGGTCCAATATCTCCTTCACTTGGAAACCTGACATTCCTAAAAGCCCTAATACTATTGGCCAATTCATTCGTCGGTGAGATCCCTGCATCCCTCGGTCATCTGCATCGCCTCCGGATCCTTAATTTAAATAATAACACGCTTCAAGGTACAATACCCAGTCTTTTCAATTGTTCAAATCTCAAGAAGCTATTCTTGGAGAATAATCAGCTAGCTGGACAGATTCCTGAAGATTTCCCTTTTGGCCTTCAAACGCTGGCACTTGCCGTTAATAACCTTACTGGAAACATTCCCTCTTCTCTTGCCAATATCACAACGCTGAATGTATTTACTTGTATGGGTAATAATATTCAGGGAAACATCCCAAATGAGTTCACAAAATTGTCAGCGCTGCGAATCCTGTACGTTGGCACCAATAAGTTGTCAGGTCAATTTCCGCAGCCTGTCCTGAATCTGTCCAATCTACTTAAATTTAGCGCCGCTAGCAATGATTTTAGTGGAGAGGTACCACCCAATCTAGGCAATTCTTTACCCAATCTCCAAATGCTAGAACTGGGTGCCAACTTCTTTCATGGCCATATACCATCTTCATTGACAAACGCCTCCATGTTAACTGAAATTGACATATCACAGAATAGTTTCAGTGGTGTGGTGCCTGGCTCCATCGGCAAACTTTCTCAACTATCTTGGCTTAACCTCGAGACAAATAAACTCCATGCAAAGAACAAGCAAGATTTGGAGTTTATGAAGAACTTAGCTAATTGCACTGGGCTACAGATGTTCTCGGCAGCAGACAATCGTCTAGAAGGCAATTTGCAAATGTCATTAGGAAACCTTTCCAGTGAGCTCCAGTATCTACACTTGTCAGTAAACCAACTATCAGGGGATGTTCCTTCCAGTATAGCAAACCTTGGTAACTTGTTGATTGTAGAATTAGCCTGGAATCGGTTTACAGGTGTGGTTCCGGCATGGCTTGGGGCTATGAAAAATCTGCAGAAAGTGTCATTAGGCAACAATTTCTTCACAGGGATCGTTCCATCATCCCTTTCAAATCTGTCTCAACTAGTAGAGCTCTATCTGCAATCGAACCAATTGAAGGGGCACATACCCCAAAGCTTGAGCAACCTCCAGATGCTTCAAGTACTAAGCATTTCCGACAACAGTCTTCATGGCAGCGTACCCCAAAGCTTGAGCAACCTCCAGATGCTTGAAGTACTAAGCATTTCCAACAACAGTCTTCATGGCAGCATACCAAAGGAGCTCTTCAATATTCCGACATTAATGCAGATTAGCTTTTCTTTCAACAACCTAGATGGACCACTTGATCCTGACATTGGCAATGCAAAGCAACTCACCTTTCTAcatctttcaagaaacaatctatCTGGAGAAATTCCAAGAACATTGGGAAACTGTGAAAGTTTGATAGATATGAAACTGGGCCACAATAGTTTCAATGGAAGCATCCCAACTTCATTAGGCAATATAAGTAGCCTACAAGTTCTCAACTTGTCACACAATAACTTGACTGGATCAATACCAGTGTCTCTTGGCAGCCTACAACTTCTTCAGCTACTAGATTTGTCATTCAATCACCTAGAGGGTGAGGTCCCGACAAACGGGATCTTCAGTAATGTAACAGCTGTGCAGATTGATGGTAACTCAGGGCTTTGTGGTGGGGAACCAAAGATGCACCTACTCGCATGTCCTATCAAGCCTTTGGATTCAAGAAAGCACAAGCATTCCATTGTGCAAAAGTTGGTGATCATTTTAGCCAGCATGATGTCACTTGCCATAGTCTTAAGTGTAGTGTTACTTTGGAGAGGTAAACAGAAGAGAAAATCTCTATCCTTGCCATCAATTAATAACCAATTTCCCAAAGTTTCATACAACGATCTTGCAAGAGCAACTGATGGATTCTCCACATCGAAGTTAATTGGGAAAGGAAGATATTCTTCCGTATATCAAGGAGAACTGTTCCCAGATAGAATCGTGGTTGCTGTCAAAGTTTTCAGCCTAGACACAAGAGGAGCACAGAAGAGTTTCATTGCAGAGTGTAATGCTCTAAGAAATGTGCGCCATCGAAATCTAGTTCCAATCTTAACAGCATGCTCAAGTATTGATTCCAGGGGAAATGATTTCAAAGCCTTAGTCTATAAGTTCATGCAACGAGGGGATTTGCATGCATTGTTATACTTGACTGGAGGTGATGCCAACACCTCAACTCCTAGCTGCATTACACTGGCCCAAAGGTTAAACATTGTGACAGATGTTGCAGATGCATTGGAATACCTCCACCATAACAACCAAGGAACCATTGTTCATTGTGATCTGAAGCCTAGCAATATTCTTTTGGACGAAAATATGACAGCACATATTGGAGACTTTGGTCTTGCAAGATTCAAGGTTGGCTCAGGAACACCATACTCTGGTGACTCAATCTCGACTTCTTCAGTTGCGATAAAGGGAACAATTGGATACGTCGCCCCAG AGTGCGCGGAAGGAGGCGAAGTTTCGAGTGCTGGAGACGTTTACAGCTTTGGAATTGTTCTACTTGAGATATTTATGCGGAAGAGGCCTACTGACGATATGTTCAAAGATGGGGTCAATATTGCAAGATTCGTTGAGATGAACTTCCCTGACAGGATTGCACAAATTGTAGATCCTGAACTACTTGAAGAGCATGATGATGTATCGCAATCGCAACAAACTTCATCAGCCATGACGCAGAAAAAATTGGAATGTTTAATTTCAGTGCTAAACAATGGACTTCGCTGTGCTAATCCATCCCCAAATGAGCGCATGGACATGCAGGAGGTGGCTGCAAGGCTTCACGGAATCAAGGATGCGTATCTGAATGGAAACTGA